The DNA window AGGCCGAGGGCATCGTCAAGCGCTTCAACTGGTACCCCGGCATCGACGCCAAGTACCTCCAGGCCAAGCTCGACCAGGCCGCCTGGCAGAAGCTCTTCGCCGACATCACGCCCGACGACCTCTCCACCAAGGGCAAGCCCTTCCCGATCGCCCCCTACTTCAACGACATCCTCGAAAGCTACGAGAAGAAGGTGGCCAACTGACCGAGCCTGGCCCGGCGGCCGTCGCCGCCGGGCCGACACCCCCATGGCCGCCAACCGCCCCACCCTCCTCGGCCTCGCCCTCGTCGCCCCAGCGCTCGCGATGGTCGGAGCCCTGTTCCTCTATCCGCTCGGCTTCTCCCTCGCGGCGGCCTTCACGGGGCGCGAGGGCGGGCTGTCGCTCGAGCATTTCGCCAAGGCCTTCGAGCTCTACTCGGGAGACGTGCTCTTCACGCTCTTCATCGTGCTCGCCGCCACCCTGGGCACGGCCGTCATCGCGATCGCGTTCGCCGGCATGCTGACGCTCGGCGAGACGCCCTGGGTCCTGGCGATCCTCGGCGCGCTCTACCGCTGGCCGCTCTTCATCCCCTTCATCGTCGCGGCCCAGTGCATGCGCACCTTCCTGGCCAAGAACGGGCTGATGAACAACAGCCTCGTGGCGCTCGGCGTGATGGAGCCGCTGCAGGCCACGAGCTTCCTCGATTGGCGCGGCATCATCATCACCTTCGTGTGGAAGCAGGCGCCCTTCGTCACCCTGCTGCTCGCCGGCGCCATGGCGGCCCTGGACCGCTCCACCATCGAGGCGGCCCGCAACCTGGGCGCCTCCCGGCTGCGCAGCCTCTTCGACGTGATCCTGCCGCAGGTGGTGCCGAACCTGATGGTCGCCCTGACGCTCTCCTTCGTCACCATGCTGTCGGTCCTGTCCGTGCCCCTCATGGTCGCCGGCTCGCAGCCCACCATGCTGACCGTCGACATGGCCTTCCGCATCAACTCCTACGGCGACTACGCCACCGCCAACGCGCTGGGGGTGATCTCCTACGCCATGACGGCCGTGGCGGCGGTCTTCTACCTGCGCCACAGCGTGCGCAAGGAGGCCGAGGCGTGAGCGCCCTCGCCCGCAGCCTCCCGTCGACCCTCCTGAAGGTCCTCGGCCTCGGGCTCCTGGCCTTCGCGATCTTCGGCCCGCTCGCCAACCTCGTCCTCTGGTCCGTCGCGGAGCGCTGGTATACGCCCTACAAGCTGCCGGTGACCTACGGCTTCCGCTACTGGGAGACCGTGTTCCGGCCGACCGGCGACGCCATGTCGTCGCTCGCGACCTCGGTGACGATCGCGCTCCTGGTGGTCGGGCTGGCCCTCGCGCTCTCGATCCCGGCGGGCTACGCGCTCGGCCGCCTGAAGCTGCCCGGCCGCACGCTCCTGATGATCGTCTTCCTGCTGCCGCAGGCCTTCCCGTCCGTGCCGATCTACATCAACGTCGCCCGGATCTTCTACGGCCTCGGCCTGACCGGGACGGTCCCGGGGGTGGTCGCGGTCCACACCGCCCACGGCCTCGTCTATTCGGTCTGGATCGCCGCCGCCGCCTTCGCGGCCGTCGACCGCGACCTGGAACTCGCCGCCCGCAACCTGGGGGCCTCGCCCTTGCGCACCTTCGCGACCGTGACGCTGCCCCTCGCCGCCCCGGGCCTGATGGCGAGCGCCGTCTTCGTGTTCCTGGAATCCCTCGACGAGTTCACCGGCACCTTCTTCGTCGGCGTGCCGCAGGTGAGCACCCTGCCGCTCCTCCTCTACAGCGCCAGCATGGGCGGCAACTACCAGATCGCCTCGATCACGGCCCTGATCCTGCTCGTCCCCTCGGTCCTCTTCATGCTGGTGATCGAGCGCTTCCTGCGCGCCGACGTGCTGAGCCGGATCGGGCGCTAAGTGGCGCCCCTCACAGCTCCGCGCTGCCGGCCGACAGGTCCGACCTGAGCTGCTCGGCGAGCGCGGCGAGCGCCGTCGAGCCGCGCCGGCGCGGGTGGGGCAGGTCGATGGCGAGCGACGAACGCACCTCGCCGGGCGAGCCCATCAGCGCCACCACCCGGTCGGAGAGGTAGACCGCCTCGTCGATGTCGTGGGTGACGAACAGGACCGTCCGCCCCGTTGCGGCACGGACCTTCAGGAGCTCGTCCTGCAGGCCCTCGCGCGTGATCGCGTCGAGCGCCGAGAAGGGTTCGTCCATGAGGAGGACGTCCGGATGCACCGCCATCGCGCGGGCGAGCGAGACGCGCTGGCGCTGCCCGCCGGAGAGCTGGTGCGGCCACCGGTCGGCGAGGTCGGCGAGGCCGACCAGCCTAAGGGCCGCCTCCGCCCGCTCCCGCCGGACCGCCCGCGGGATCCCGGCATGCTCCAGCCCGAAGCCGACATTGGAGATCACGCGCCGCCAGGGCAGGAGCCGGGCGTCCTGGAACACCATCGCGACGGGCTGCACGGCGTCGCCCTTGGCGACCGCCTCGGCGCCGCGCACCCGGACGGTTCCGGCACTCGGCGCGGCGAGCCCGGCGATCACGCGCAGGAGCGTCGACTTGCCGACCCCCGACGGCCCGACGATGGAGACGAACTCGCCGGGCGCGACGTCGAGGTCGAGCCGGTGCAGCACCTCGGTCTTCCGGCCGCCCTGCTCGAAGGCGAGCGAAAGGCCGCGGATCTCGATCACGCTTTCCATTGGAGAAGCCGGTTCTGCAGCCGGACGAAGCCGGCGTCGAAGAGCCCGTAGAGGGCCGCCATGGTCAGCATGTAGACGACCACGATGTCGGTGGCGAGCAGGCTGGAGGCCGCCATCATGCGTTGCCCGAGCCCGTGCACGCCGAAGATCTCGGCCGCCACCACCGCCATCCAGGCCTGCCCGAGCGCGGTGCGGATGCCGACCAGGATGCCGGGGGTCGCCGCCGGGGCGACGATCTTGGCGAGCCGCGCCGGCCCCGAGCGGAACCCGAAGGCCGCCGCGACCTCCAGGAGGTCCCGGTCCACGCTGCGCACCGCCCCGTGGGTGGCGAAGTAGACGATCCAGAAGACGCCGACGGCAATGATGAAGATCGCCGCCGAGGGCTCCACCCCGAACCACAGGATCGCGAAGGGCACCCAGGCGAGGCCCGGGATCGGCCGCAGCACGCGCACAATGCCGGCCGTCGCCTCCTCGACCGGCCGGTACATGCCCGTCAGGAGGCCGAAGCCGATGCCGAGCCCCGCCCCGACCAGGAGGCCGACGACGTAGTGGGAGAGGCTCGCCGCGACCGCGCCCTGCCAGATCCCGGACTTCAGCTCCTTCAGGAACGCGCCCGGGATCGCGCTCGGCAACGGCATCAGCCCCGCCGAGGCGAGGCCGAGCCGGGGCACGAGTTCCCAGAGCGCCAGGAACGCGGCGAGGCCGAGGAGCGGCAGCGCGAGGCTCGATCTCCGCACGTCAGCGGCCCGTGGCCTTCTGGTAGAAGCTCGTGTCGAAGAGGCCGTCGAGCGGCACCTCCTTGTCGAGCGTCCCGATCGTCACCTGGTACTGCTGCATGAGCCGCGACGGCTCGATGATCACGCGCGGGTCGGCAACGAACTTCGAGGCCGGCGAGGCGACCGCCTTGCGGATGATCGAGGTCTCGACGATGCCCTTGCCGAGCGCCGCCTCGATGTGCGGCACGGTACGGTCCGGATCCTTGGCGATCAGGTCGATGGCGTCCACCACGGCCTTGACCATCTTCTGCACGCCCTCCGGGTTCTTGGCCAGGAAGGCGCCCGAGACTGCCACCACGGTGCCGGGCTGGTTCGGGAACATGTCGCCCCCGAGCGCGACCAGCCGTGTCGCGGGATTGCGGGTCGTGATGATGGAGACCGCCGGCTCGCGCACCGTCGCGCCGTCGACCGCGCCGGCGAGCAGCGCCTGCTGGGTCGCGTCGATGCCCATGGCGACGATCTGCACGTCGCTCTCCTTGGTGCCCCCGACCTTGTAGACCCAGTGCTTGAGCGTCGTGTCCGGAACCGAGCCCGGCGGCTGGGTGGCGAGCTTTGCCGGCCGCCCCTCCGCCTCGCGGAACTTGGCGAAGGCCTCGGCCGCCTTGGCGCCCCCCTCGAAATACTTCGCGAGCCTGGGGCCCGCCACGAAGGTCATCTCCTCGATGGCGGTGGCGGCCACGACCTTGACGTCGACCCCCTTGGAACGTGCCACCCCGAGCGGGGCCACGCCCGCCACGTAGACGTCGACCGTCCCGGAGGCGAGCGCCTGGATCATGTTCGGACCGGACTCGAAGGGCGTGAAGGTCGGCTTCAGGCCCGCGGCGGCGAGCCAGCCTTCCTTGTCGGCGATGAAGATCGGCGCGACGCCGAGGATCGGGATGTAGCCGACACGCACGGGCGTCTGCGCGGCCGCCACGGCCGGAAGGAGGAGAGCCGCGAGGGCGGCGGCGAAACCCAGGATCTTGGACCTGAACATGTCAACTCCGGTCGACGAAACGGCAGGGGGGCCGGTGAGGGCCGCCGCACGCCAGGGAAACGGTCGGGGCGGAGACTAGCCGGTCGGTCAGCCCCGGGACAGGAAAGTCATTCCCGAGGGCCGCCCTGAGGCGGATCGCCTGACGCCATGAACCGCCGGGCGCGCAATCCCGTTCCCGAGGAGCGCCCGTCCGGGCCGGCGCCTTCCGCGCCGGGACCCTGGCGGGAGCCCCCAGGTCCGGTGCGGTTTCGGCCGGTTCCTCCCCGCCCCCTTGCCTTTACGGGAGCACGCCCGAAGTCCTGCCTGGGCCAGGCCGCGAGAGCGCACCGGGAGCGGAGCCTTGGCCGGGTCGCGGCAAGCCGGACCGCTCCGAATTCGCCTCCGGGGATAAACCATTCCAAAATCACCGCAGCATATGGAATTGACAAATCCGACAAACTCAGTCGACATTA is part of the Prosthecomicrobium sp. N25 genome and encodes:
- a CDS encoding ABC transporter permease, with translation MAANRPTLLGLALVAPALAMVGALFLYPLGFSLAAAFTGREGGLSLEHFAKAFELYSGDVLFTLFIVLAATLGTAVIAIAFAGMLTLGETPWVLAILGALYRWPLFIPFIVAAQCMRTFLAKNGLMNNSLVALGVMEPLQATSFLDWRGIIITFVWKQAPFVTLLLAGAMAALDRSTIEAARNLGASRLRSLFDVILPQVVPNLMVALTLSFVTMLSVLSVPLMVAGSQPTMLTVDMAFRINSYGDYATANALGVISYAMTAVAAVFYLRHSVRKEAEA
- a CDS encoding ABC transporter permease, whose amino-acid sequence is MSALARSLPSTLLKVLGLGLLAFAIFGPLANLVLWSVAERWYTPYKLPVTYGFRYWETVFRPTGDAMSSLATSVTIALLVVGLALALSIPAGYALGRLKLPGRTLLMIVFLLPQAFPSVPIYINVARIFYGLGLTGTVPGVVAVHTAHGLVYSVWIAAAAFAAVDRDLELAARNLGASPLRTFATVTLPLAAPGLMASAVFVFLESLDEFTGTFFVGVPQVSTLPLLLYSASMGGNYQIASITALILLVPSVLFMLVIERFLRADVLSRIGR
- a CDS encoding ABC transporter ATP-binding protein, which produces MESVIEIRGLSLAFEQGGRKTEVLHRLDLDVAPGEFVSIVGPSGVGKSTLLRVIAGLAAPSAGTVRVRGAEAVAKGDAVQPVAMVFQDARLLPWRRVISNVGFGLEHAGIPRAVRRERAEAALRLVGLADLADRWPHQLSGGQRQRVSLARAMAVHPDVLLMDEPFSALDAITREGLQDELLKVRAATGRTVLFVTHDIDEAVYLSDRVVALMGSPGEVRSSLAIDLPHPRRRGSTALAALAEQLRSDLSAGSAEL
- a CDS encoding ABC transporter permease, which translates into the protein MRRSSLALPLLGLAAFLALWELVPRLGLASAGLMPLPSAIPGAFLKELKSGIWQGAVAASLSHYVVGLLVGAGLGIGFGLLTGMYRPVEEATAGIVRVLRPIPGLAWVPFAILWFGVEPSAAIFIIAVGVFWIVYFATHGAVRSVDRDLLEVAAAFGFRSGPARLAKIVAPAATPGILVGIRTALGQAWMAVVAAEIFGVHGLGQRMMAASSLLATDIVVVYMLTMAALYGLFDAGFVRLQNRLLQWKA
- a CDS encoding ABC transporter substrate-binding protein is translated as MFRSKILGFAAALAALLLPAVAAAQTPVRVGYIPILGVAPIFIADKEGWLAAAGLKPTFTPFESGPNMIQALASGTVDVYVAGVAPLGVARSKGVDVKVVAATAIEEMTFVAGPRLAKYFEGGAKAAEAFAKFREAEGRPAKLATQPPGSVPDTTLKHWVYKVGGTKESDVQIVAMGIDATQQALLAGAVDGATVREPAVSIITTRNPATRLVALGGDMFPNQPGTVVAVSGAFLAKNPEGVQKMVKAVVDAIDLIAKDPDRTVPHIEAALGKGIVETSIIRKAVASPASKFVADPRVIIEPSRLMQQYQVTIGTLDKEVPLDGLFDTSFYQKATGR